One Littorina saxatilis isolate snail1 linkage group LG14, US_GU_Lsax_2.0, whole genome shotgun sequence genomic region harbors:
- the LOC138947297 gene encoding proteasome subunit alpha type-2, which translates to MTERYSFSLTTFSPSGKLVQIEYALAAVGAGAPSVGIKATNGVVLATEKKQKSVLYDEHSIHKVEPITKNIGIVYSGMGPDYRVLSRRARKLAEQYKRVYNEQIPTAQLVQRVAAVMQEFTQSGGVRPFGVSLLMAGWDEDEGKPYLYQCDPSGAYFAWKATAMGKNHVNGKTFLEKRYSESLELEDAVHTAILALKESFEGQMTEDNIEIGICNATGFRRLEPSEVKDYLASVS; encoded by the exons ATGACGGAGCGGTACAGTTTTTCGCTGACAACTTTCAG CCCCTCGGGGAAGCTGGTACAAATAGAATATGCACTGGCAGCAGTCGGAGCAGGTGCCCCTTCAGTAGGCATCAAGG CCACAAATGGGGTAGTTCTGGCCACAGAGAAGAAGCAGAAGTCGGTGTTGTACGATGAACACAGCATTCACAAAGTGGAGCCGATCACCAAGAACATTGGTATTGTCTACAGTGGCATGGGCCCTGATTACAG AGTACTTAGTCGTCGTGCCCGCAAGCTAGCAGAGCAGTACAAGAGAGTGTACAACGAACAGATTCCCACCGCACAACTGGTGCAGCGAGTGGCGGCCGTCATGCAGGAGTTCACACAGTCTGG AGGTGTGCGACCCTTCGGTGTGTCACTTCTGATGGCTGGTTGGGATGAAGACGAAGGCAAACCCTACCTGTATCAGTGTGACCCCTCT GGTGCATATTTTGCCTGGAAGGCCACAGCCATGGGAAAGAATCATGTCAACGGGAAGACCTTCCTTGAAAAGAG ATACAGTGAAAGCCTAGAGCTGGAGGACGCTGTGCACACCGCCATCTTGGCCTTGAAGGAGAGCTTTGAAGGTCAAATGACAGAGGACAACATTGAAATCGGCATCTGCAACGCGACAGGGTTCCGTCGGTTAGAGCCTTCTGAGGTCAAAGACTACCTGGCCTCCGTGTCCTAA